The following is a genomic window from Citrifermentans bemidjiense Bem.
CCGGAGGTCAACCATGAAAAACGAACATCTCTATACCCAGCTCCCTGGTAGCGACGAGGTTCCCCCTCCCCCCGACGAGCTGTTCGAACAGGCGCGCCGGCGCAGGGGGGAATCGTACCGTCCGCGCACGCGGCATCTGGAATCGGGAGGGGAGGCGAAGTACATGAACCGCCTCTTTCTGGAATCAAGTCCCTACCTCTTGCAACACGCCCACAACCCGGTGAACTGGTTCCCTTGGGGGGACGAGGCCTTCGAGCTGGCGCAGCGGCTGAACCGGCCGGTCCTGGTCAGCATAGGCTACGCTACCTGCCACTGGTGCCACGTAATGGAAGAGGAGTCCTTCGAGGACGAGGAGGTCGCGCGCTTTCTCAACTCCAACTTCATCGCCATCAAGGTGGATCGCGAGGAGCGCCCAGACGTCGACACCATCTACATGACCGCAGTCCACGCCATGGGGATGCAGGGGGGATGGCCGCTTAACGTCTTCGCCACCCCGGACCGAAAGCCCTTCTACGGCGGCACCTATTTCCCCCCCCGCGACTACGCCGGCGGCATCGGCTTTTTAAGCCTGTTGCAAAGGATTCGGGAAACCTACCGACAGGCCCCGGACCGGGTGACCCACGCGGGTGTACAGCTCACCGAGGCAATCCGCGGCATGCTGGCGCCGATGGGGGGCGAGCCACCCCAGAATGAGATATCCCTGGAGCGGGTGATCGAGGCGTACCAGGAACGCTTCGACGCCAAAAACGGCGGGGTCGTGGGCGCGCCCAAGTTCCCCAGCTCGCTCCCCTTGGGCCTTCTGCTGCGCGACCACCTGCGCCGGGGGGACAAAAACTCGCTCTTCATGGCGCAGTACACCCTGCGGCGCATGGCGGCGGGGGGGATCTACGATCAGGCGGGCGGGGGCTTCCACCGTTACGCTACCGACTCGGCTTGGCTCATCCCGCACTTCGAGAAGATGCTCTACGACAACGCAAGACTCGCGGCAGCCTACCTTGAGGGTTATCAGGCGACAGGCGATCCGCAGTTCGCAAAGGTCGCCCGGGAGATTCTGCGCTACCTGCAGCGCGACATGATGAGCCCGCAGGGAGCCTTCTACTCCGCCACCGACGCGGACAGCCTCACCGAGAGCGGTCACCGGGAGGAAGGGATCTTCTTCACCTGGACGCCGGAGGAATTGGACGCGGTGCTAGGCACCGAGCGC
Proteins encoded in this region:
- a CDS encoding thioredoxin domain-containing protein, giving the protein MKNEHLYTQLPGSDEVPPPPDELFEQARRRRGESYRPRTRHLESGGEAKYMNRLFLESSPYLLQHAHNPVNWFPWGDEAFELAQRLNRPVLVSIGYATCHWCHVMEEESFEDEEVARFLNSNFIAIKVDREERPDVDTIYMTAVHAMGMQGGWPLNVFATPDRKPFYGGTYFPPRDYAGGIGFLSLLQRIRETYRQAPDRVTHAGVQLTEAIRGMLAPMGGEPPQNEISLERVIEAYQERFDAKNGGVVGAPKFPSSLPLGLLLRDHLRRGDKNSLFMAQYTLRRMAAGGIYDQAGGGFHRYATDSAWLIPHFEKMLYDNARLAAAYLEGYQATGDPQFAKVAREILRYLQRDMMSPQGAFYSATDADSLTESGHREEGIFFTWTPEELDAVLGTERARVVAACYGVTSEGNFEGRSILHREKSMQHLAEELMLPKEELERLLDEAREELYRARQRRPLPLRDEKILASWNGLAISAFARGGLVLNDPALLDTARRAANFILQSMMSQERLCHSYQEGEAKGEGFLDDYAFFIAGLIDLFEATGELPWLKRALEVAQQVQEQFEDSETGGFFMTGPRHEELISREKPAYDGVIPSGNSVMIMNLLRLNALTGEQWMLDQAQRALDAFSIQLASAPTALSEMLLALDYLQDLPREIVIVAPQGKREAAGPLLEKLRGVFLPNRALVVFCEGDELEQAGELLPLVREKKADGGLAMAYLCESRSCRRPTSDPEEFHRQLQETQSKVRG